The region GAGAAGACGAAGTAATCGTCATGAAGGCTTCGATACGACGACAGTCATTCTGAGCTACGCGAAGAATCCCTGTATTTTGCCCGAAGCAGCTTAGACGCCATCGGCAGAATACAGGGATTCTTCATCCGTTCAGAATGACGGGGCGAAGGATTGTTTCTCGATGAAATGCCTTCGACCACTCCAGCGGCCTTACTTCGCCTCAAGAACCGCCTGAATGCGGTCACACGCCCACAACAGGTCTTCACGTGTGATCGTCAGCGGCGGAGCCAGGCGAATGACATTATCGTGCGTCTCCTTGCAGAGCAGCCCCTCGCGCATGAGAGCCTCGCAGATCGGACGTGCCGGTCCATTCAACTCAATCGCCACCCACAGACCACGTCCGCGAATCTCGCGGATCTGCGGGCTGCGAATCTGACGGATGCGTTCGATCAGCAGCGCACCCAGCTCCGCAGAACGCTCTGCCAGCTTCTCTTCTACGATGACGCGCAGTGAGGCTCTCGCGATCGCGCAGGCCATCGGGTTTCCACCAAAGGTGCTGCCGTGATCACCAGGGTGCAGCACGCCCAGAATCTCGCGTGAAGCGAGCACCGCGGAGACAGGGTAGAAACCTCCGGCAAGCGCCTTGCCGACGATAAGAACATCAGGAGTGACGTTCTCGTGCTCACAGGCGAAGAGCTTGCCGGTGCGCCCCAGGCCGGACTGGATCTCGTCAGCGATGAACAGAACATTGTTCTCGCGGCAGACAGCGGCAGCCTCAGCGAGGAATCCGTCGGGCGGAATCAGAACCCCCGCCTCGCCCTGGATGGGTTCGACCAGGAAGGCTGCAGTGTTCGGTGTAATGGCCTCGCGCAGCGCCTTGGCATCGCCAAACGGAATCACCTTGAAGCCGGCCAGATACGGCCCGAATCCATCGCGGTACTGCTCCTCGGTGGAGAAGCTGATGATGGAGATCGTGCGGCCGTGAAAGTTATTGGCGCAGACGATGATCTCCGCCTTGCCTTCGGGAATTCCCTTAATCTTGTAGCCCCACTTGCGGGCAATCTTCAGTGCCGACTCCACCGCCTCGGTCCCGGAGTTCATGGGCAGGACCATCTCAAAACCAGTAAGCTCCGTAAGCTCCTTGTAGAAGAGAGGCAGCTGGTCGTTGCGGAAGGCACGCGAAGTCAGCGTGACGCGCTGCGCCTGCTCCTGCATCGCAGCGAGAATACGAGGGTGGCAATGCCCCTGATTGACCGCCGAGTACGCGGCGAGGAAGTCAAGGTAGCGCCGGCCTTCCACGTCGTAGATCCAGACGCCAGCGGCCCGCTCGACGACGACGTCAAGAGGCTTGTAGTTGTGTGCGCCGTAAGTATCTTCAAGCGCAATAAGATGAGAGGTTGCGGTAGTCCCGTCTTTCTGATCTTCCGTTGTGTCGCTGTGCAGAACTGAGCTTGCCATATCGACCGCCTGAACATGATCGAGAGCGATAGAAGTTTCTCTCTTTATCTCTCTATTATTCCACGGCCCTTCTAAAACCCGCGAAAGACGGGCAGTTTATGCATATCCGATGCATAAAAGAAAAACGCGCGGCCATAAAAGCCGCGCATTTCCTGCGATCGAATGAATAAATATTCGTTGTATACGAGCCTGCTTACTTGGCTGCCAAAGCAAGCTGCTCCTGATATTCCGCGTATGGGCCCTTGTGGTCGGTAATGTGGAAGTCGGTCGGGCCGCCCTCAAAATGCCAGATGCGGGTACCAACCTCATCGATCAGGTCCTCATCGTGTGTGACGAGGAAGACCGTGCCCTCATACTTCTGCAGAGCCTGGTTAAGGGCGTTGATGCTCTCAAGATCCAAATGGTTCGTCGGCTCGTCGAGGATCAGGATGTTCGGCTTCTGCAGCATCAGCTTGCAGAACAATAGGCGCGCAGCCTCGCCTCCTGAAAGTGCGTCGGTCTTCTTATTGCCCTCTTCGCCACGGAAGAGCATCTGCCCCAGAATGCCCCGGATATCCTCGCGGCTGGCCTGTGGATCGAACTGGTGCAGCCAGTCAGCGGCCGTCATGCCCAGTTGGATAGAGCCCTTGTGGTCCTGCGCAAAGTAGCCGATCTGCGCCTCATGGCCCCACTTCACCGTGCCCGAATCGAGAGCGGTCGGGTCGGACTCATCCAGACCGGCGTTGGCCAGCAGGGCCTTCAGCATCGTTGTCTTGCCCTGGCCGTTACGGCCAATCAACACAACCTTGTCTCCACGCATGACTGCCGCGTTGAAGTTGTGGATGACGTGCTCGGTCTTGCCGTCGGGCTGGGTGTAGGACTTGTTGATGCCCTCTATCTCCAGTACGTGCTTGCCAGAGGGGCGAAGCATGTCGAAACGAATGTAAGGGCGCTGAATGTTCGAACGCGCAAGCTCAGTCGTTGCCAGGCGTTCAACTTCCTTCTTGCGGGAATTCACCTGCGAGCTGCGGGTACCGGCGGAGAATCGCGCAATGAAGTCGTTCAGCTGCGCGATCTTCTTTTCACGCTGCTCGTTCTGGCTCTCGATGCGGGCACGAACCTGCGTCTTCTGCAGCACCATATCGTCATAACCACCGGTGTAGGTGATGATCGTCTCATAATCGATATCGGCGATGTGAGTGCAGACCGAGTTGAGAAAGTGGCGGTCGTGCGAGATCGTGATAACCGTACCGTTGTAGCGGTTCAGGAAATTCTCGAGCCAGTGAATTGAATCGAGGTCAAGGTAGTTCGTAGGCTCGTCCAGCAACAGCGCCTGAGGGTTTCCGAAGAGCGCTTGCGCGAGCAGAACGCGCACCTTCTGGCCGCCCTGCAGCTCGCTCATCTTGCGCTCGTGAACCTCGTCGGGGATGTCGAGCCCCTGGAGCAGAACGGCGGCGTTGGCTTCGGCCTCATAGCCGTCTTCGTCGCCGACGATGCCCTCAAGCTCACCCAGACGCGAGCCGTCCTCGTCGGTCAGCTCGGGCTTCTCGTAGATCCGCTCGCGCTCCTCAAGAGCCGCCCACAGGCCCTTGTTGCCCATGATGACGGTATCGATCACCCGGTAGGCGTCGAACTCGTACTGGTCCTGCTTCAGGACGCCGATCTTTTTCGGGCGTACAACAGTTCCCTTCTGGGCATCGATCTCGCCCGTAAGGACCTTCATAAACGTTGACTTGCCCGCCCCGTTCGGCCCTGTCAGACCGTAGCGGCGACCCGTGGTAAAGGTGACCGAAACATCCTCAAAGAGGAGCTTCGAACCATAGCGCATAGTGACATTGGAGACAGAAATCATCACCTTAATTCTCTCATGTCCGGCGTTCTTAAACGCTAGCTGAAGAGCCGACCGCGCGCGGATCATAACGACGCATCCGCATGAATTTGCTGAGATTTTGCAGAAATTCGATCAACCGCATCCCAATAGAAGCAGTTAGGAGCACTGCTAATCCGCCTCAGGAGCGGCCTTACGCTCAGGAAACTCAATCCCCGCGCTGTTTACGCAAGAGCCTGGACAGGCAGCTCTGCCTTCTATCTGGTTGCCATCCTCTCAGCTTTGGCTGCCGCAGCCGCACGGTTCGTTGCAGCATATCGGTATATCGGGAATCCGCGGGTCGAGTATGGTCTGCTTCATCTTCCGGTAGCATTCCTTCAGATTGCGATCTTCGCCGCGGCTCTTGGGCTGGCGTACCGCTGGTATCTCTACCGGGAACCACGGCAGCCGCTCTCGTCCAGGACACTGCCACCGCCTCCGCTCTTCTCGCAGACACTCCTGCTCTCTGGATCAGGATGGACCAGGGCGGCTACAGCATACTTTCGACGGAAGAAATTCAAAAACTTCAATCGCTCCGTCACTAAGGACTTTTTTCAACACAAAGGCGATGCAAGCGGATCATTATAAAAATAAAAGAGGATTCGCCTGCATCGCCCCATAGCGCTTATTTAGCGCCCTCCGCGATTCGGACGCGAACCGGAGCGAGCCTTGCTGCTGGCACGACCTGACGGGCCACTTGGCCTTCCGCCAGGCCCTCTCCGTCCCTTGCGACGTGCACGAGGGCCGTTGTCTCCGCCGTTTGCGGATGCGCCTGGCTGCCCGTTTGCGTCGCCACGCCAGGACCGGGTCTCAAGCGCCAACAACGCCTCGAGGCCTGAAGCTGCCTGGTTGACGATCCCTGAGGATCTAACAATGGAATTCAGATCTACCGGCTTGTTGCGCTCCTCTTTCTCAAGATTCTTGTCGGCCTCGCGCCACTCGAACTTGATCTTCAATTCGCGCTCCAGCTTGCGTGCGTCGTGACGCTCTTGCGGCATGACAAACGTCGTAGCCACGCCCTTAGCGCCCGCTCGCCCGGTACGGCCGATGCGGTGCACGAAGTCTTCACTCGCATTCGGCAGATCGTAGTTGACGACATGCGCAATGTCAGAGATGTCGATACCCCGCGCTGCAACGTCGGTCGCCACCAGCACGCGGTGCTTTCCGGTAGCAAAGCCCTTCAGAGCAGAACTGCGCTGGGATTGCGAGCGATCTCCGTGAATCGCGTTCGTATCGTGCCCAAGCTTTTCGAGCTTGCGCGAGATACGGTCAGCACCGTGCTTCGTACGCGAGAAGACCAGGAAGGTTCCCTGCTCCTCTTGAAGCATCTGGTTGAGCAGGCCAAGCTTCTGGTCCTGCATCACCGTATAGACGCGCAGTTCCACGCGATCCGACGGCTTCGATGTGGTGCCGATCTCAATACGAACCGGGTTCTTCACGTAGTCGCGCACGACCTCCTGGATGTTGGCATCCAGAGTCGCGGAGTAGCACATCGTCTGCCTTCCCTTGGGAATGGCGGAGACAATGCGGCGAATCGGCGGCAGAAATCCCATATCGAGCATGCGATCGACCTCATCGAGGACGAACATGTCGACATGCGACAGATCGATCTGGCGCCGGCGAAGATAGTCCTCAAGACGGCCAGGAGTAGCAACCACCAGCCTTGGGCCACGATTGAGATTCTCAAGCTGCGTGTTCTCAGAGAGCCCACCGCAGACGAGCACGGCGTCGTGCTTCATGCCGGGCATCAGCTTGTAGTAGCTCTCAAGCACCTGCATTGCAAGCTCGCGGGTGGGCAGCAGAATCAGCGCGCGGATCGGGCTGCGCTTACCCCGTGTGCTCGGGGCGGACGTGGCGTCCAGCCGCTCCAGCATCGGAACAAGGAAGCTCAGAGTCTTACCGGTTCCAGTCGATGCTGTCGCCAGAATGTCCCGGCCCTCGAGGGCTGGAGGAATCGCTCCAGCCTGAACCGGCGTCGGGGTTACAAAGCCAGCGTCTGTCAGGCGCTTCTTGAGCGCGTCCGAGATGTTGAAGTCTGTAAAAACGGGTGAGTTGCTGGAATTGTTTGCGGTAGTCGAATCCAGCTGCTGAGGTACTTCTAAAATTGTCGTCAAAATAATCCTTAAGTAAGGCCGCAAGCGATGCGGTGTGCCTGGAGAATGCAGAACGATGCGAAGACGCATCATGGATTCCGGGGTTATCAGCTTGCCCTGCTTCGGGCGTACGCTGCTGCACGGCGAGAAAGGTCACCATTGACCTTCCGTCCAAGCCAGAGCAACCAGCGCATTCTATCCTGAAAATTAACAGAAAGGGCGCGGGGAGTAAGCTTCACGGTCTCTGGCCAGCCCGAATCCATCCGGGGCGTCCCGTAAAGCAGATGAGGACGAAATCTTTCTCGCCTTCTTTTTGAGGATATCACAACTCCGGGAAGCGGAGCCGCCGAATCTCTGCCCGCGCCGCCCCGGGAAAAACAGAAGTGGCGCAGCTCACCGGCCACGCCACTTCAGATTCATTAAGGGGTCGGTTTAGATATGACAGCTCACCATTCCACGCTTCTCCAGGTAGCGCTGGTGGTACTCCTCAGCCTTCCAGAACACCTTCGTTGGAAGTACCTGGGTAGCGATGGCATTGCGGTACGTGCCTGATGCGTTTAACTCAGCGATCTTCTCTCTCGCTTCTGCAAGCTGTGCTTCGCTGTGGGTGAAGATCACACTGCGGTACTGCGTACCCACGTCCGGGCCCTGCCGATTGACCTGTGTGGGGTCGTGCATCGCGAAGAATGCATCCAACAGCTTCTCGTATGTAATTCGTGAGTTGTCAAACGTAACCTGAACAACCTCCGCATGGCCGGTGCGGTCTGTACACACATCCTGGTAACTCGGCCGCTCGAGGTCTCCGCCTTCGTAGCCCGCCGTTGTATCGAGTACTCCAATAATTTCATTGAACTTTGCTTCTGCACCCCAGAAGCATCCTGCACCAAATGTAGCCTTCTCGATTGCCA is a window of Edaphobacter sp. 12200R-103 DNA encoding:
- the msrA gene encoding peptide-methionine (S)-S-oxide reductase MsrA yields the protein MAIEKATFGAGCFWGAEAKFNEIIGVLDTTAGYEGGDLERPSYQDVCTDRTGHAEVVQVTFDNSRITYEKLLDAFFAMHDPTQVNRQGPDVGTQYRSVIFTHSEAQLAEAREKIAELNASGTYRNAIATQVLPTKVFWKAEEYHQRYLEKRGMVSCHI
- a CDS encoding ABC-F family ATP-binding cassette domain-containing protein; the protein is MISVSNVTMRYGSKLLFEDVSVTFTTGRRYGLTGPNGAGKSTFMKVLTGEIDAQKGTVVRPKKIGVLKQDQYEFDAYRVIDTVIMGNKGLWAALEERERIYEKPELTDEDGSRLGELEGIVGDEDGYEAEANAAVLLQGLDIPDEVHERKMSELQGGQKVRVLLAQALFGNPQALLLDEPTNYLDLDSIHWLENFLNRYNGTVITISHDRHFLNSVCTHIADIDYETIITYTGGYDDMVLQKTQVRARIESQNEQREKKIAQLNDFIARFSAGTRSSQVNSRKKEVERLATTELARSNIQRPYIRFDMLRPSGKHVLEIEGINKSYTQPDGKTEHVIHNFNAAVMRGDKVVLIGRNGQGKTTMLKALLANAGLDESDPTALDSGTVKWGHEAQIGYFAQDHKGSIQLGMTAADWLHQFDPQASREDIRGILGQMLFRGEEGNKKTDALSGGEAARLLFCKLMLQKPNILILDEPTNHLDLESINALNQALQKYEGTVFLVTHDEDLIDEVGTRIWHFEGGPTDFHITDHKGPYAEYQEQLALAAK
- a CDS encoding DEAD/DEAH box helicase → MTTILEVPQQLDSTTANNSSNSPVFTDFNISDALKKRLTDAGFVTPTPVQAGAIPPALEGRDILATASTGTGKTLSFLVPMLERLDATSAPSTRGKRSPIRALILLPTRELAMQVLESYYKLMPGMKHDAVLVCGGLSENTQLENLNRGPRLVVATPGRLEDYLRRRQIDLSHVDMFVLDEVDRMLDMGFLPPIRRIVSAIPKGRQTMCYSATLDANIQEVVRDYVKNPVRIEIGTTSKPSDRVELRVYTVMQDQKLGLLNQMLQEEQGTFLVFSRTKHGADRISRKLEKLGHDTNAIHGDRSQSQRSSALKGFATGKHRVLVATDVAARGIDISDIAHVVNYDLPNASEDFVHRIGRTGRAGAKGVATTFVMPQERHDARKLERELKIKFEWREADKNLEKEERNKPVDLNSIVRSSGIVNQAASGLEALLALETRSWRGDANGQPGASANGGDNGPRARRKGRRGPGGRPSGPSGRASSKARSGSRPNRGGR
- the rocD gene encoding ornithine--oxo-acid transaminase, which gives rise to MASSVLHSDTTEDQKDGTTATSHLIALEDTYGAHNYKPLDVVVERAAGVWIYDVEGRRYLDFLAAYSAVNQGHCHPRILAAMQEQAQRVTLTSRAFRNDQLPLFYKELTELTGFEMVLPMNSGTEAVESALKIARKWGYKIKGIPEGKAEIIVCANNFHGRTISIISFSTEEQYRDGFGPYLAGFKVIPFGDAKALREAITPNTAAFLVEPIQGEAGVLIPPDGFLAEAAAVCRENNVLFIADEIQSGLGRTGKLFACEHENVTPDVLIVGKALAGGFYPVSAVLASREILGVLHPGDHGSTFGGNPMACAIARASLRVIVEEKLAERSAELGALLIERIRQIRSPQIREIRGRGLWVAIELNGPARPICEALMREGLLCKETHDNVIRLAPPLTITREDLLWACDRIQAVLEAK